The Microcebus murinus isolate Inina chromosome 1, M.murinus_Inina_mat1.0, whole genome shotgun sequence genome includes a region encoding these proteins:
- the AMIGO3 gene encoding amphoterin-induced protein 3, whose translation MGWLVLLGTLLCMPRAGLGTRDSEGFPPPAPHSCPHKCVCAADLVSCAGLGLQDVPAVLPAAAADLDLSHNALQRLRPGWLTPLSRLRDLRLGHNELHVLGRGVFTNASGLRQLDLSSNALRALGRHDLDGLGALERLLLFNNRLARLDEHAFHGLSALSHLYLGCNELASFSFDHLHDLGATHLRTLDLSSNRLGRISVPELAALPAFLKNGLYLHNNPLPCDCRLYHLLQRWHQRGLSALRDFAREYTCLAFNVPMSRVRFFEHSRVFENCSVAPALGLERPEEQLHVQVGRSLRLYCNTSAPAVRIAWVSPENELLVAPGSRDGSIAVLADGSLAIGNVQQRHAGVFVCLATGPRLHHNQTHEYNVSVHFSRPDPEAFNTGFTTLLGCVVGLVLVLLYLFAPPCRGCCRCCRRACRCRWPRTPSPLQELSAQSSVLSATPPEAPSRKTSVHKHVVFLEPGRRGLNGRVQLAVAEDFDLCNPVGLRLKAGSESASSTCSEGLMMT comes from the coding sequence ATGGGCTGGCTGGTGCTGCTGGGCACACTACTGTGCATGCCGCGGGCTGGGTTAGGCACCCGGGACTCAGAGGGCTTCCCGCCCCCTGCGCCCCACAGCTGCCCCCACAAATGCGTCTGTGCTGCCGACCTGGTGAGCTGCGCAGGCCTTGGGTTGCAGGACGTGCCGGCCGTGTTACCTGCCGCTGCTGCAGACCTCGACCTAAGCCACAATGCGCTTCAGCGCCTGCGCCCCGGCTGGCTGACGCCCCTTTCCCGGCTGCGCGACCTACGCCTAGGCCACAACGAGCTCCATGTACTGGGTCGCGGCGTCTTCACCAATGCCAGCGGCCTGAGGCAACTCGATCTATCATCTAATGCCTTGCGAGCGCTTGGCCGCCACGACCTCGACGGGCTAGGGGCGCTGGAGAGGCTGTTGCTATTCAACAACCGCCTGGCGCGCTTGGACGAGCATGCCTTCCATGGCCTGAGCGCGCTCAGCCATCTCTACCTGGGCTGCAACGAACTCGCGTCCTTCTCTTTCGACCACCTGCACGATCTGGGTGCGACCCACCTGCGTACTCTGGACCTTTCCTCCAACCGGCTGGGACGCATCTCTGTACCAGAGCTGGCCGCACTGCCAGCCTTCCTCAAGAATGGCCTCTACTTGCACAACAACCCGCTGCCGTGCGACTGCCGCCTTTACCACCTGCTGCAGCGCTGGCACCAGCGGGGCCTAAGCGCCCTGCGCGACTTCGCGCGCGAGTACACGTGCCTGGCCTTCAATGTACCCATGTCCCGCGTGCGCTTCTTCGAGCACAGCCGCGTCTTCGAGAactgctctgttgccccagctctTGGCCTAGAGCGGCCAGAAGAGCAGCTGCACGTGCAGGTGGGTCGGTCCCTGAGACTATACTGCAACACCAGCGCTCCAGCTGTGCGCATCGCCTGGGTTTCGCCGGAGAATGAGCTGCTAGTGGCGCCAGGATCCCGCGACGGTAGCATCGCGGTGCTGGCAGACGGCAGTTTGGCCATAGGTAACGTGCAGCAGCGGCATGCGGGTGTCTTCGTGTGCCTGGCCACCGGGCCCCGCCTACACCACAACCAGACACACGAGTACAACGTGAGCGTGCACTTCTCGCGCCCCGACCCAGAGGCCTTCAATACGGGCTTCACCACGCTTCTGGGCTGCGTGGTGGGCCTGGTGCTAGTGCTGCTCTACCTGTTTGCTCCGCCCTGCCGgggctgctgccgctgctgccgccgTGCCTGCCGCTGCCGCTGGCCACGAACACCCAGCCCGCTCCAGGAGCTGAGCGCGCAGTCCTCGGTGCTCAGTGCCACACCTCCAGAGGCACCCAGCCGCAAGACCAGTGTCCACAAGCACGTGGTCTTTCTGGAGCCAGGCAGGAGGGGCCTCAATGGCCGGGTGCAGCTGGCGGTAGCTGAGGACTTCGATCTCTGCAACCCCGTGGGCCTGCGGCTTAAGGCTGGCTCCGAGTCTGCTAGCTCCACATGCTCGGAGGGTCTCATGATGACCTAG
- the GMPPB gene encoding mannose-1-phosphate guanylyltransferase catalytic subunit beta has protein sequence MKALILVGGYGTRLRPLTLSTPKPLVDFCNKPILLHQVEALAAAGVDHVILAVSYMSQVLEKEMKAQEQRLGIRISMSHEEEPLGTAGPLALARDLLSETADPFFVLNSDVICDFPFQAMVQFHRHHGQEGSILVTKVEEPSKYGVVVCEADTGRIHRFVEKPQVFVSNKINAGMYILSPAVLQRIQLQPTSIEKEVFPVMAKEGQLYAMELQGFWMDIGQPKDFLTGMCLFLQSLRQKQPERLCSGPGIVGNVLVDPSARIGQNCSIGPNVSLGPGVVVEDGVCIRRCTVLRDAHIRSHSWLESCIVGWRCRVGQWVRMENVTVLGEDVIVNDELYLNGASVLPHKSIGESVPEPRIIM, from the exons ATGAAGGCACTGATTTTGGTGGGCGGCTATGGGACGCGGCTACGGCCGCTGACGCTGAGCACCCCGAAGCCATTGGTGGACTTCTGCAATAAGCCCATCTTGTTGCACCAAGTGGAGGCGCTGGCTGCG GCAGGCGTAGACCACGTGATCCTGGCCGTGAGCTACATGTCGCAGGTGTTGGAGAAGGAAATGAAGGCGCAGGAACAGAGG TTGGGAATCCGAATCTCTATGTCCCATGAAGAGGAGCCTTTAGGGACAG CTGGGCCCTTGGCACTGGCCCGTGACCTGCTCTCTGAGACTGCAGACCCTTTCTTCGTCCTCAACAGTGATGTGATCTGCGATTTCCCCTTCCAAGCCATGGTGCAGTTCCACCGGCACCATGGCCAGGAGGGCTCCATCCTG GTGACCAAGGTGGAGGAACCCTCCAAGTACGGTGTGGTGGTATGTGAGGCTGACACAGGCCGCATTCACCGGTTCGTGGAGAAGCCGCAGGTGTTTGTGTCCAATAAGATCAACGCAGGCATGTACATCCTGAGCCCTGCAGTGCTGCAGCGCATCCAG CTGCAGCCTACGTCCATTGAGAAGGAAGTCTTCCCTGTTATGGCCAAGGAGGGGCAGCTATATGCCATGGAGCTGCAGG GCTTCTGGATGGACATTGGGCAGCCTAAGGATTTTCTCACCGGCATGTGCCTCTTCCTCCAGTCACTGAGGCAGAAGCAGCCTGAGAGACTATGCTCAGGCCCTGGCATTGTAGGCAACGTGCTGGTG GACCCAAGTGCCCGCATTGGCCAGAACTGCAGCATTGGCCCCAACGTGAGCTTGGGTCCTGGTGTGGTAGTGGAGGATGGCGTGTGTATCCGGCGGTGCACGGTGCTGCGGGATGCCCATATCCGCTCCCACTCCTGGCTTGAGTCCTGCATTGTGGGCTGGCGCTGTCGTGTGGGCCAGTGG GTTCGCATGGAGAATGTGACAGTGCTGGGTGAGGACGTCATAGTTAATGATGAGCTCTACCTCAACGGAGCCAGCGTGCTGCCACACAAGTCTATTGGCGAGTCCGTGCCAGAGCCTCGCATCATCATGTGA